The DNA sequence AGATAGTTAAAATATACAAGACTGCATAAACATACGTCGAAAAAAATATAACATTAGAGAAGAGTGTAAAAAATTAAttggttataaaatttgatACTTGACGAATCAAACCATTCTTAAAGCATTAAAAATTTAGAATAATCACATCATCCTTCAACATGAGAAAATTTGGTGGGCCAACTAGGAAGGAATCATGATAGACTTCATgctttgaatttaaaatttttagcaGAAAAATCATGCATATTAAATCCAAAGCGTTGGGCCTAAAATTTTTGGATGGGCTTGGACCCTCCTGGCCAAccttgagtaaaaaaaaaaacaaaagtttcCTTCACCCATAGTGATTGGAGAATTCCTTATCTATGGGTTTGGGTATCTTGGGAGGATTGTAATCCTCTCCACCTATACGTTGGGTGCACAATAACAGTCAATGACTCAGAGCATTTGGACATGCATCCTAATATCTAGGCATGCACCTCAAGAGATTCCCAACTATAGGATATGCATTGGGAGGCCAATGCAACTACAAAAAGATCTGGACCTGTCTTGGGATGGTTCGAAACATTGAGGAGCACGGTTTTAGGAGTCAGATCAGATCAGCCTGACTTGGTTAAATCGAATCAATATCAACTCCATTTGATCCCAATTCTTGGCCCATACTATATCATCGGATATTAGATCGATACAAACAAAGAgtaataatgttaaaaaaaaaaaaaacaatttttttccatGACAATCAGATGTATTTCTATCCGACTCCAAGCCCATACAAATCAATATTGGATTGATTTCGATCGTGTCTGAAACAGAGACAGATTCCAATATCTTAATGACTTAAATCATGTTGGAGAGAGGATTATCGACTTCATATAATATGGGGCAGAGTAATAATGGAATTTAGATTTGATGTATGTATGTTCACTTCAACGTACATGTAAGAATCCAAACTTGTCCTTTCAACTTTCATATACACAATATTCACCAATTTACCTCGACAATGAAGGAAATAGATGTTGGATCCTCAAATGTGGATGGCGAATCAGGTTCACATATGAGAATGTACGAGAACGGTTCTGTTTtgtggatatagaatcaattttctctctcttcatttaatagattctatgtCCACAGATCAAGAGTGTATGAGGACATTCTCGTACGTCAAACTGATCCGTTCATTCAAATGTGCGTCTGGATGAACATAAGTGGAGCGgatcttttatcaaaaaaaaaaaacattggagCGGATACAAACTCGTAATAATGACCCACGAAGGGGATCGCCGGGATGTATTTGTGGGTCCCAATCTCCTGTCGAGAATGGCCATCAAAGATGGTGCCACACGTGGAGGGCTTAAGACCGTCCATGAAAGATGCACCCTTTCCAGTTGTCAAGGACTCAAGCTGCACCAGCACCCACGAGGCCACGAAGAACAGAACCTCATCTTCCGCTCCCGGTGTCCCCCTACCTTCTTCATCTTAAGAAACAAAGACAGAAAATTCCAGAAGGAAGACTCTCCAGAATTTACAGAGAAAAGCCAATAACAGAGTCTTCTGTTCTTCCTTCTCTGTtcgaaaattttcttattttagatTCTAGAAATGTCGACAGCAACTATACCTCAGACTGCTGcggctctctcttcttcaatcaAACACATTGGTCGCAACACTGTGCTCTCCCAAAATTTCAGTTTGTTTGCTACTAACACTTCCAACCGTTTCAGGCGCTCCAGAAATCTTACTGTCGCGATGTCTACAGTCTCAGACCCTATCGAAGTCTGCGTCAAGGACTCTGTTACCTCTCCTGGCAAGCTCGGAGACTGTACGGACTCTAATCTGGTTACccctttttttactttatttgttTTGCTATATGGGTTTTTGTGATTTCGATATGTAAATTGAGAttttgtatttccttttttatggTAACATAGATGGAGAAATTGATATCACCGGCTTTGCTTTTCATTGAGAGTCTGGGAACTGAAATTTCAAATGCTATTACTGAATATTTGTTTTGTTACATTCCTTAGGCGACGAAATGTCTCACTTGGTCATTGAACATGGGTGCATATCGATTAACTGTTTTAGACTAGAATTGGGTGCAATTGTGCAAATTCAACATCGCAGAATACAAATGCAGTTCTTGGATTGTTTGGCTTGGGGTTTTGAGGTAGTCTGGGTATCAGGGAAAGTAATGCGGGATATTAAGTTATTCTCACATTTTGACTATGTCCCTACAATAATATGAATCGTTAACTAGAAACAAAGCAGCATAAAATCTATGTATTAGTGTTGTCTATTGTCGAGGGGGATTTTTTCGCCGAACTTCCTTTCCCTAGTTGATAATCCTTGACAAGATATATCAACAATCATTTTCTTGAGTTCATATCATCATATGTGATCATCAAAATGTGTTCATGTGTAGATGAATTGACTGGTTGATGTAGTTGATGAAAAAGATTTAATGCCACACCACTTCCTCCCATGCACTCTTTCCAGGAAGTTCCCTATGCCTCTTTTCAACGGCTATATTCTAACTGCTCTTTCCCCCTCCCCTATGTATATGTATCTTTTAGTTTGAAGATATAGAgttgataactttttttttttttttaacttgtgGATGTGCCATTGTGAGCCCCCGTTGTGAGTTTGAGGTCCTTTTGTAGTGAGTGAGTCCCACACTTGGGTTGAGTGAATCCCTAAGAGACCCAAAATAGTGTTCCTCTTTGACTCTTGTTATcatgtactctttttttttttttttttgagttgcaTCAATTTGGTACCAAAGCATGTTCTGATTTTTGTGGCAAGTCTACATGATCAATCTGGGATCAAGAATTACACTTGATGATGGAAAACCTGGCCAACACCGCTCCAGTGCCATTTTAAACTCGAGaacgagttttttttttttcaaagcaaGGGAGAATGTGGTCATAGTGATGAATATTTAATGCCACTTTACTTTCTCCTTGCActttttttggtttgaaaagATACGAGTTgataatttatttttggaactTGTGGGTGTGCCATGGTGAGATCCCATTTTGAGTTTGAGGTCCTCTTGTGGTGAGTGAGCCTCACACTTAGGTTGAGTGGGTCCCCAATAAACTTAGAGTTAAGTGGCCCTCTCTGACCCTTGTTATCGTATACCTTTCTCCATTTCTATCTTATTagtattttccttctttttttttgagctGCATCTTTGGTTCACAAGCCTACTGCTTCTTTTCAATTTCTTGCACAATTAAATTTTCTGGTGCTTTCTTGGTTCCACCAGGTTTTGCAACGTAGCATGTTGGAACTATCCTAGCATGGCAAGTAAAAGCATTCATTTCCATGGAGCTGGATGTTGGACAGTGAAGAAACAATATATAAACAAGCTTAATGTTATTAAAttgagaatgttgagatggatgagtggctagaaaagataaaataaggaatgaacaaattaggactaatttaggagtagctcTGATACGTGATAAGTTgagagaaagttgtttgaggtggtatcgACGTGTGCAATGGAGCCTTGAATGTTCCACTAACAAGGGGTGATATGATTCAGATTAGAGGAACTGGAAGAGTTAGgagtaggcctaaaatgactccaAGGGACATGATGAGGAAAagcatgcatagcttaggacttGTGACGATTTGTCTTTTAATAGAATTTGATTGGAGAAAGAAGAACCATGTAGCCGATTCCATTAAGtttggataaggctgagttgagttatATTCATGGTTTTAGTTGACCTGGATATTTGATCATGAATTCCGGCTTCTTGTAGCACTTTTGTCTGTGAGATCTTATGCTTCTCATTTGTGTCAAGGCAATTGTACCCCTTCAGTAAACATTACATATTCTTTCCTActaatcatttttcatttcattttcagGCCCCTTCTGTCAAAGGGTGTTGCTGACTCTTGAAGAAAAGCATCTTGCATATGACTTGAAGTTGGTGGATTTGTCTAACAAGCCAGAATGGTAATTATCAACATGTGTCAAATCAAAGGTGAAAAAGTATACTATTGTATCTATGCAGGCTTCTTGCGGGTTGCACATACTGGGTGTCTTTGCCCTGTGTGGGGCTGATAGGGAGAATTAGATTGTCTGTCTATCTGATGTAGGACCCTCTGGATTAGCTGTGTGTCCAGCATCTTGTCCACATCAACATCATATCTGACTCTTTATTGCATCTCTCCtctacaaataattttttcttacATTTTGTCGGGCCTCTTGATAACATTTTCCTTTGATTTATCAGcaaatttttttcattcattcatttcaAGAGGGAGATAGTCTATGAGTCAACTTATGGGAACAAACATCTGTTAATCAAACTTATACAAGAGCGTCCCTTGTGGATGTTGAATTATACAGGTCTGATTCTAGTGTTAGATTACTCATTTTGTGCCTcttttaaacataaaaagggtGAAAGCATGAGCTGTTTTGCCCCATGCAGAGGCCTATTGGAAGTAATTTGTTGTCCAAATAGTATGTCATGGAGAACATACGGACccaacttgggatgccacctcATTTGCTATATGTCCAAATCACATTTTCACTGGTTTACCTGTTAAGTGCAATGAACAACTTGGCCTTTACATTGTATATTTTTGTTTCATCCATTTGAACCTTTCTTTACTATCTCTTGCATGTTTTGGTTTCTCCATCTAGGTTCTTAAAATTCAGTACAGAAGGCAAAGTTCCTGTGATCAAACTTGATGAGAAGTGGATCGCTGATTCAGATGTTATTACTCAATCATTGGAAGAGAAATACCCAAATCCTCCATTGGGAATTCCACCTGAAAAGGCTTCAGTGTATGTTCTTAACGTTTATATGAGTGTCCATGTTATGGTTCTACTCATCCTAATGTTACATTGAGAGTACAAAAGTTGTCTACTTGATTTCCCCTGAAATTCTTCTTATTCCACTGCTATTGTAGTCATACTAATGTGTACTTTTTTTAGCTTTCCCCAAATGTACAATTTTTGGGTACCTCCCGCTCCCCtcaccaccccccccctctttttctttttttttgggggcgggGGGACAGGGACGGAGGGGGTGAATGTATGTTTACCTTGCATTAGAAGGCTCTGAACAAATGAATATTTTTGTCCACAATATCAAAGTACCATCATCTAGATTTAAAGAGATTTAACTTCCTGTATCCTCTACTTAGGAAAAATGTTTTACCTGCCTGCTTCATTTTGCCAGTGTATTCTTGGCTTCATTTACGGGTCCAACCCACTCTTACATTTTCATACAGCATCTAGATTCTCATTGCAGTCCACCTCTGGCCAATTATATAAACCATCTTACATTTGCATTGATCAGCTTCTTCCTACCTGGATTGGAGCTATGCTTATCAAGCCATTGTTAACCAAGATCTTTGCCTAGAATCTGATCTATTTTTTGGTTACTCCTTCCCAGTTCAAACTCTCTTCTTACTAGTGTAATGGTTTGTTGCCTCTTGAGCCATTGTTTTTAGCAGTTTATGTTAAAATATTGTATCTGAAACTTGTTCTAGGCTCCTAGGACCTTCCCCAACATGGTTTGCTTTCTTGAGGTTCCATTGTAGAATATCATGTTTTCAAGATCGGATATAGCTTTCCCTTTCGCATATGGGTATTAGATATGCTATTGCAGAGTGcagtttttttttaacctgACCTAATTTTCGTTTTCTATTTAATATA is a window from the Macadamia integrifolia cultivar HAES 741 chromosome 5, SCU_Mint_v3, whole genome shotgun sequence genome containing:
- the LOC122078463 gene encoding glutathione S-transferase DHAR3, chloroplastic-like, with protein sequence MSTATIPQTAAALSSSIKHIGRNTVLSQNFSLFATNTSNRFRRSRNLTVAMSTVSDPIEVCVKDSVTSPGKLGDCPFCQRVLLTLEEKHLAYDLKLVDLSNKPEWFLKFSTEGKVPVIKLDEKWIADSDVITQSLEEKYPNPPLGIPPEKASVGSKIFSTFIGFLKSKDPNDGTEQALLSELTSFNDYIKENGPFINGKEVSAADFSLGPKLYHLEIALGHYKNWSVPDSLPYVKSYMKTIFSMDSFIKTRALPEDVIAGWRPKVMG